In a single window of the Insulibacter thermoxylanivorax genome:
- the ahpC gene encoding alkyl hydroperoxide reductase subunit C: protein MTQQLQPTVSRPLVGSKVLPFKAQAFQKDKGFIEVTDQDLLGKWSVICFYPADFTFVCPTELEDLQEHYAELKKLGVEVYSVSTDTHFVHKAWHDASEAISKVEYIMIGDPSHTISRNFQVLDEETGLAQRGTFIIDPDGVIQAVEINADGIGRDASTLIGKIKAAQYVREHPGEVCPAKWQETGETLKPSLDLVGKI, encoded by the coding sequence ATGACGCAGCAATTGCAGCCAACGGTATCTAGACCATTAGTAGGCAGCAAAGTACTTCCTTTCAAAGCACAAGCATTCCAAAAGGACAAAGGTTTCATCGAAGTTACAGACCAAGATCTACTGGGCAAGTGGAGTGTAATCTGCTTCTATCCGGCAGACTTCACATTCGTGTGCCCGACAGAGCTTGAAGATCTGCAGGAGCATTATGCTGAGCTTAAGAAGCTTGGTGTCGAAGTGTACTCCGTATCCACGGACACTCACTTTGTACACAAAGCATGGCACGACGCTTCTGAAGCAATCAGCAAGGTAGAATACATCATGATCGGCGACCCGTCGCATACAATCTCCCGCAACTTCCAAGTGCTCGATGAAGAAACTGGACTTGCACAACGCGGCACCTTCATCATCGATCCGGACGGCGTGATCCAAGCAGTTGAGATCAACGCAGACGGTATCGGCCGTGACGCAAGCACACTGATCGGCAAGATCAAAGCAGCTCAATACGTACGTGAACATCCTGGCGAAGTATGCCCGGCTAAGTGGCAAGAAACTGGAGAAACCCTGAAGCCAAGCCTGGATCTTGTAGGTAAAATCTAA